The following proteins come from a genomic window of Ilumatobacter coccineus YM16-304:
- a CDS encoding DUF4333 domain-containing protein, which yields MNATRIARSVALAGVGALALAACGGDATETAEALIESEIAEQVGLGDLDATCDDPPNNDVGTTYDCTATTADGQTLTFLTRFTAEDEIFVQPSNVLVASEIPVIEAEAARVLGPEIGVEIDPETIECPTADAIVLPEDGTIDCTIVRPDDGAVFPLTITLENFDFDSGFQNLFVQVGEEPIG from the coding sequence ATGAACGCAACACGAATCGCTCGAAGCGTGGCCCTCGCCGGTGTCGGGGCACTCGCACTCGCCGCATGTGGCGGCGATGCCACCGAGACCGCCGAAGCTCTCATCGAATCCGAGATCGCCGAACAGGTCGGCCTGGGTGACCTCGACGCGACGTGTGACGACCCGCCGAACAACGACGTCGGCACCACCTACGACTGCACGGCGACCACCGCCGACGGCCAGACGCTCACGTTCCTCACGCGCTTCACCGCGGAGGACGAGATCTTCGTGCAGCCGAGCAACGTGCTCGTCGCGTCCGAGATCCCGGTGATCGAGGCCGAAGCGGCGCGCGTGCTCGGGCCGGAGATCGGTGTCGAGATCGACCCGGAGACGATCGAGTGCCCCACGGCCGATGCGATCGTGCTTCCCGAGGACGGAACCATCGACTGCACCATCGTGCGTCCCGACGACGGAGCGGTCTTCCCGCTGACCATCACGCTCGAGAACTTCGACTTCGACTCCGGGTTCCAGAACCTGTTCGTCCAGGTCGGCGAGGAGCCCATCGGCTGA
- a CDS encoding alpha/beta hydrolase, with product MSSDHVSVAIHEFGGNGRPLLFSHATGFHGYCYLPIADRLDDRFTSYALDYRGHGDTASNAEWDGDWERYGDDAVAAARAIAPDGGLIGFGHSMGATGLLMAALREPDLFDLIIGFEPIVFPEPEPADRPSDAPSLIDGARRRRPSFDSFEDAVDNYASKPPFSFVDPDMLRLYVAHGFRPAPEGVRLKCDPEHEATTFENGASHRTWDALPQIETRVVVVGGGDGQGPAAVAGPIAERLPNSLFIHQPDSTHFGPFVDPQGAADLIADLSSTL from the coding sequence ATGTCGTCAGACCATGTGAGCGTTGCGATCCACGAGTTCGGAGGCAACGGCCGACCGCTGTTGTTCTCCCACGCGACCGGGTTCCACGGCTACTGCTATCTCCCGATCGCCGACCGCCTCGACGACCGGTTCACGTCGTACGCACTCGACTATCGAGGCCACGGTGACACGGCGTCGAATGCCGAGTGGGACGGCGACTGGGAGCGATACGGCGACGACGCGGTGGCCGCCGCACGTGCGATCGCTCCCGATGGCGGCCTGATCGGCTTCGGACACTCGATGGGTGCGACCGGCCTGCTGATGGCTGCGCTGCGCGAACCCGACCTGTTCGACCTGATCATCGGCTTCGAGCCGATCGTGTTCCCGGAACCCGAGCCGGCCGATCGGCCCAGCGACGCACCGTCGCTCATCGACGGAGCGCGCCGTCGCCGTCCGTCGTTCGACTCCTTCGAAGACGCGGTCGACAACTACGCGTCGAAGCCGCCGTTCAGCTTCGTCGACCCCGACATGCTGCGCCTCTACGTCGCCCACGGGTTTCGCCCGGCACCGGAAGGGGTGCGACTCAAGTGCGACCCCGAGCACGAGGCGACGACCTTCGAGAACGGCGCATCGCATCGCACGTGGGATGCACTCCCCCAGATCGAGACGCGGGTCGTGGTGGTCGGTGGCGGCGATGGCCAGGGCCCCGCTGCGGTCGCCGGCCCCATCGCCGAGCGGTTGCCCAACAGCTTGTTCATCCATCAGCCCGACTCCACGCACTTCGGCCCGTTCGTCGATCCGCAGGGCGCGGCCGATCTCATCGCCGACCTGTCGTCGACGCTCTGA
- a CDS encoding alpha/beta fold hydrolase: MPATPLTPADLDRIPAPTGPPNRAGLIGEVSTVLQPGRLLLKSPRLRSAPRGDGRIALFLPGWKAPDVSTLPIRGYLGRLGHDARSWGLGVNQGDVEAKRDEMIGIVERLAESSGRPVNLVGWSLGGVVSREIARNTPDAVHRVVTYGTPVVGGPTHTAGASTYAESELARIRALQEHLDATDPIATPITAIFTRNDSAVDWRACIDRSSTAVTMIEVGSTHVGLGIDPDVWLVVANALAE, translated from the coding sequence ATGCCCGCAACACCGTTGACGCCCGCCGACCTCGACCGCATTCCGGCGCCGACGGGCCCGCCGAACCGAGCCGGACTCATCGGTGAGGTCAGCACCGTGCTCCAGCCGGGTCGCCTGTTGCTCAAGTCGCCTCGGCTGCGATCGGCACCGCGGGGAGACGGCCGCATCGCGCTGTTCCTGCCCGGTTGGAAGGCGCCCGACGTGTCGACGCTGCCGATCCGCGGCTATCTCGGTCGGCTCGGACACGATGCTCGGAGCTGGGGCCTCGGCGTCAACCAGGGTGATGTCGAAGCGAAGCGTGACGAGATGATCGGCATCGTCGAGCGCCTGGCCGAGTCGTCGGGGCGCCCGGTCAACCTCGTCGGGTGGAGCCTCGGCGGCGTGGTCTCACGTGAGATCGCCCGCAACACGCCCGACGCCGTGCATCGAGTCGTCACGTATGGCACGCCGGTCGTGGGCGGACCGACCCACACGGCAGGAGCGTCGACCTACGCCGAATCGGAGTTGGCTCGGATTCGCGCGTTGCAGGAGCACCTCGATGCCACCGATCCGATCGCCACGCCGATCACCGCCATCTTCACGCGCAACGACTCCGCCGTCGACTGGCGGGCGTGCATCGACCGCAGTTCGACCGCCGTGACGATGATCGAGGTCGGCTCGACGCACGTCGGGCTCGGCATCGACCCCGACGTCTGGCTCGTCGTCGCCAACGCGCTCGCCGAGTAA
- a CDS encoding acyl-CoA dehydrogenase family protein, which yields MSDTISVEAFQQEVAAWLADHADAAPRDYGAICPPDQIEQGIAWQRTIRDAGYAGIHWPTEFGGRGLSVEHNGVWLLECAKAGVPPVLNMVGLVLAGGALLRYGTPEQQARHLRATLDADHVWCQLFSEPGAGSDLASLSTKAELDGDRYIINGQKVWCSGGRYSNWGILMARTRSLDEAKKHDGISFFVFPMDLPGVEVRPLEQMTGEAEFDEVFFTDVELPTDHLLGPLHGGWGVGMAVLTSERGHIGTSVISLERRLDQAARIAEGRDLGAIERQQLTELLSRGNSYKAMAQRQGPVASTAASLMKLGITEMMFDVAMLRGDFAGADGMLEGPEVSGMLSAPGGRIAGGSSQVQRNIIGERLLGLPREPRPQ from the coding sequence ATGAGCGACACGATCTCGGTCGAGGCCTTCCAGCAGGAGGTCGCCGCATGGCTGGCCGACCACGCCGACGCGGCGCCACGCGACTACGGCGCCATCTGCCCGCCCGATCAGATCGAGCAGGGCATCGCCTGGCAGCGCACCATCCGCGACGCCGGGTATGCCGGTATCCACTGGCCGACCGAGTTCGGCGGCCGCGGGCTGAGCGTCGAGCACAACGGCGTGTGGCTGCTCGAATGCGCGAAGGCCGGCGTGCCACCGGTGCTCAACATGGTCGGGCTCGTCCTCGCCGGCGGGGCGCTGCTCCGCTACGGCACCCCTGAACAGCAGGCCCGACATCTGCGCGCCACCCTCGACGCCGACCACGTCTGGTGCCAGCTGTTCTCCGAACCCGGCGCTGGCTCCGACCTCGCCTCGCTCTCGACGAAGGCAGAACTCGACGGCGACCGCTACATCATCAACGGGCAAAAGGTGTGGTGTTCGGGCGGGCGCTACAGCAACTGGGGCATCCTGATGGCCCGCACGCGCTCACTCGACGAGGCGAAGAAGCACGACGGCATCTCGTTCTTCGTGTTCCCGATGGACCTGCCGGGTGTCGAAGTCCGACCGCTCGAACAAATGACGGGCGAGGCCGAGTTCGACGAGGTGTTCTTCACCGACGTCGAACTCCCCACCGATCACCTGCTCGGCCCACTCCACGGCGGTTGGGGCGTCGGGATGGCCGTCCTCACCAGCGAACGCGGACACATCGGCACGTCGGTGATCTCGCTCGAACGGCGGCTCGATCAGGCCGCTCGCATCGCCGAAGGTCGCGACCTCGGCGCCATCGAGCGCCAGCAACTCACCGAGCTGCTGAGCCGCGGCAACTCCTACAAGGCGATGGCTCAGCGCCAGGGTCCGGTGGCCTCGACGGCGGCGTCGCTGATGAAGCTCGGCATCACCGAGATGATGTTCGACGTGGCCATGCTGCGCGGCGATTTCGCCGGCGCCGACGGCATGCTCGAAGGCCCCGAAGTTTCTGGCATGCTGTCTGCTCCCGGCGGCAGAATTGCGGGCGGAAGCAGCCAGGTTCAACGCAACATCATCGGCGAACGGCTCCTCGGTCTCCCCCGAGAACCACGCCCCCAGTAG
- a CDS encoding wax ester/triacylglycerol synthase domain-containing protein, which translates to MSGIAYDNKMSDAEGLMWRLEKDPHLSSNIGTVTILDRAPDFDLFRQRLLGASLRMPRLRQCVRVAPANIAPPTWVTDSNFDIDHHVRRIALPKPGDERALFDLASLITAEPFDRTRPLWQFTVVEGLKGNRAALVQKLHHTIADGESGVQLSLEYLDFERDAIPPSMPDPDEIDEAREAADADNDAADMVRNVLAGAFRLPLGVLDQVRELLADPTQIPDATSSAADTVRGLVTQLSDVDGARSPLWTERSTRRHLETASAPFTETRAAAHALGGTLNTAFMTIATEAASRYHAELGAPVGELRASMAISTRTEGSGANAFSLVRMLVPTDDIDIDERFRAIQAATDSAVRASSSASLDKMATFASALPTSMITRLARQQAHTIDFATSNVKGSPVPMYLAGAQLLSNYPIGPLSGVAFNLTLLSYLGRLDMGLNTDAAAVKEPDMLRRFIVEAVDRFTSLAT; encoded by the coding sequence ATGAGCGGAATCGCCTACGACAACAAGATGAGCGACGCCGAGGGCCTGATGTGGCGCTTGGAGAAAGATCCGCACCTGTCGTCAAACATCGGCACCGTCACCATCCTCGACCGCGCCCCCGACTTCGATCTGTTCCGACAGCGTCTGCTGGGCGCCTCGTTGCGCATGCCTCGGCTCCGCCAGTGCGTACGTGTGGCTCCGGCCAACATCGCTCCGCCGACGTGGGTCACCGACAGCAACTTCGACATCGATCACCACGTCCGTCGCATCGCCCTGCCCAAACCCGGCGACGAGCGGGCACTCTTCGACCTGGCCTCGCTCATCACGGCCGAACCGTTCGACCGGACTCGCCCGCTGTGGCAGTTCACCGTCGTCGAAGGCCTCAAGGGCAACCGCGCGGCGTTGGTGCAGAAGCTGCACCACACGATCGCCGACGGCGAGAGCGGCGTGCAGCTCAGCCTCGAGTACCTCGACTTCGAGCGTGACGCGATCCCACCGTCGATGCCCGATCCCGACGAGATCGACGAAGCTCGCGAAGCCGCCGATGCCGACAACGACGCCGCCGACATGGTCCGCAACGTCCTGGCGGGCGCCTTTCGGTTGCCGCTCGGCGTGCTCGACCAGGTCAGAGAGCTCCTCGCCGACCCGACGCAGATCCCCGACGCCACGTCATCGGCCGCCGACACCGTGCGCGGGCTCGTGACTCAGTTGAGCGACGTCGACGGCGCCCGCTCACCGCTCTGGACCGAGCGCTCGACGCGACGCCATCTCGAAACGGCGAGCGCCCCGTTCACCGAGACCCGCGCTGCGGCACACGCGCTGGGCGGCACGCTCAACACGGCGTTCATGACCATCGCCACCGAAGCGGCGAGCCGATACCACGCCGAGCTCGGCGCGCCGGTCGGCGAACTGCGGGCGTCGATGGCGATCAGCACGCGGACCGAGGGCAGCGGTGCCAACGCGTTCTCGCTGGTACGCATGCTCGTCCCGACCGACGACATCGACATCGACGAGCGGTTCCGCGCCATCCAGGCAGCAACCGACAGCGCGGTGCGCGCATCGTCGTCGGCATCGCTCGACAAGATGGCGACGTTCGCGTCGGCCCTGCCCACGTCGATGATCACGCGCCTCGCTCGCCAGCAGGCGCACACGATCGACTTCGCGACCTCGAACGTCAAGGGCTCGCCCGTGCCGATGTACCTGGCTGGCGCGCAGCTGCTGAGCAACTACCCGATCGGACCGCTCAGCGGCGTGGCGTTCAACCTGACGCTGCTGTCGTACCTGGGACGGCTCGACATGGGGCTCAACACCGATGCGGCCGCCGTGAAAGAACCCGACATGCTCCGACGCTTCATCGTCGAAGCGGTCGATCGGTTCACTTCACTCGCGACATGA
- a CDS encoding peroxynitrite isomerase → MTAELHPDIAVLEPLLGTWSGTGTGEYPTIDTFGYDETVTFAHVGKPFLAYAQRTSSTDDGRPLHAETGYWRIPQPSLAELILAHPTGLTEVLEGFAAPNMPGGDTLIVDVRSSSISRSASAKEVVASERTFEITGDTMRYTMRMAAVGQPLQHHLSATLTRTA, encoded by the coding sequence ATGACCGCGGAACTGCACCCCGACATCGCCGTCCTCGAGCCGTTGCTCGGCACCTGGTCGGGCACCGGCACCGGTGAGTATCCGACGATCGACACCTTCGGGTACGACGAGACGGTCACGTTCGCTCACGTCGGCAAACCGTTCCTCGCGTATGCGCAGCGGACCTCGTCGACCGACGACGGCCGCCCGCTCCACGCCGAGACCGGGTATTGGCGGATACCTCAGCCGAGCCTGGCCGAACTGATCCTCGCGCACCCGACCGGCCTCACCGAGGTGCTCGAAGGGTTCGCTGCGCCGAACATGCCGGGCGGCGACACGCTGATCGTCGACGTGCGGTCGAGTTCGATCTCGCGGTCGGCCTCGGCCAAGGAGGTCGTCGCATCGGAGCGCACGTTCGAGATCACCGGCGACACCATGCGCTACACGATGCGCATGGCCGCGGTGGGCCAGCCGCTGCAACACCACCTGTCGGCCACGCTCACCCGCACCGCCTGA
- a CDS encoding SDR family oxidoreductase codes for MSDLGFDGKVAIITGAGGGLGRQHALMMAARGALIVVNDLGGAVDGSGSDKGAAQLVVDEIKAAGGDAVANTDSVATAEGGESIVQTAVDAFGTVDIVVNNAGILRDKSFHNMTPDLVDPVLDVHLRGAFNVTGPAWKIMREKSYGRIVSTSSAAGIFGNFGQANYGAAKMGLVGFTNVLAVEGAKYNVRANAIAPLAFTRMTEDLLGPLGEKLQPELVSPLVTYLAHESCESTGRVYSVGGGRVAEVFIAECQGYTSDALTPESLRDNWDTVTDQTDYEVPAALAQETAMFLKALS; via the coding sequence ATGAGTGATCTCGGATTTGACGGCAAGGTAGCGATCATCACCGGTGCAGGTGGCGGTCTCGGCAGGCAGCATGCGCTGATGATGGCGGCACGCGGTGCGCTCATCGTCGTGAACGACCTCGGCGGCGCCGTCGACGGTTCGGGTTCCGACAAGGGTGCCGCCCAGCTCGTCGTCGACGAGATCAAGGCCGCAGGCGGCGACGCCGTCGCGAACACCGACTCGGTGGCCACCGCCGAAGGCGGCGAGAGCATCGTGCAGACCGCTGTCGACGCGTTCGGCACGGTCGACATCGTCGTCAACAACGCCGGCATCCTGCGTGACAAGTCGTTCCACAACATGACGCCCGACCTCGTCGACCCGGTCCTCGACGTGCACCTGCGCGGCGCGTTCAACGTCACCGGCCCGGCCTGGAAGATCATGCGTGAGAAGAGCTACGGCCGCATCGTGTCGACCTCGTCGGCCGCCGGCATCTTCGGCAACTTCGGTCAGGCCAACTACGGCGCCGCCAAGATGGGCCTCGTCGGCTTCACCAACGTGCTCGCCGTCGAAGGCGCCAAGTACAACGTGCGGGCCAACGCGATCGCCCCGCTGGCCTTCACCCGCATGACCGAAGACCTCCTCGGCCCGCTCGGCGAGAAGCTGCAGCCCGAGCTCGTGTCGCCGCTCGTCACCTACCTCGCGCACGAGTCGTGCGAATCGACCGGCCGGGTGTACTCGGTCGGCGGCGGTCGTGTGGCCGAAGTGTTCATCGCCGAGTGCCAGGGCTACACGTCCGACGCCCTCACCCCCGAGAGCCTGCGCGACAACTGGGACACGGTCACCGATCAGACCGACTACGAGGTTCCCGCGGCACTCGCTCAGGAAACGGCGATGTTCCTCAAGGCACTCTCGTAA
- the nudC gene encoding NAD(+) diphosphatase → MSAELVSLNTASLYDALNDVPEGFEGPNRYVHVIGTSVFVDDRLEDDAWPTLFIGMLDGEGWWAVDVPRGDDPSYGAAADLFTHFAGVSEAEWLLAGRAVQTVEWLRTHRYCGRCGAETVPSDGERGLKCPTCELVVYPRVAPAMITLITRGEPGPDQEALLARGVRFPRPMYSCLAGFVEPGEDLEGAVVREVKEEVGVDVDQVRYVGSQPWPFPHSLMVGFRVNYVGGDIVCEEAEIMDAQWFRKDDLPMIPPEISIAGKIIQQWLAE, encoded by the coding sequence ATGAGCGCAGAACTGGTCTCCTTGAACACGGCATCGCTGTACGACGCGTTGAACGACGTGCCCGAGGGTTTCGAGGGGCCGAACCGCTACGTCCACGTGATCGGCACGTCGGTGTTCGTCGACGACCGCCTGGAAGACGATGCGTGGCCGACGCTGTTCATCGGCATGCTCGACGGTGAAGGCTGGTGGGCGGTCGACGTGCCCCGCGGTGACGATCCGTCGTACGGCGCGGCGGCCGACCTGTTCACCCACTTCGCGGGGGTGTCGGAGGCCGAGTGGCTGCTGGCGGGCCGGGCCGTCCAGACCGTCGAGTGGTTGCGAACCCACAGGTACTGCGGTCGCTGTGGTGCCGAGACCGTTCCGTCCGACGGCGAGCGTGGGCTGAAGTGCCCGACGTGTGAACTGGTGGTGTACCCGCGCGTCGCCCCGGCCATGATCACGCTGATCACTCGCGGCGAGCCCGGACCCGATCAAGAGGCGCTGCTCGCCCGCGGTGTGCGCTTTCCACGTCCGATGTACTCGTGCCTGGCCGGCTTCGTCGAGCCGGGCGAAGACCTCGAAGGCGCGGTGGTCCGCGAGGTGAAGGAAGAGGTCGGGGTCGACGTCGACCAGGTCCGCTACGTCGGCAGTCAGCCGTGGCCGTTTCCGCACAGCCTGATGGTCGGGTTTCGGGTCAACTACGTCGGCGGCGACATCGTCTGTGAGGAAGCGGAGATCATGGACGCGCAATGGTTCCGCAAAGACGATCTGCCGATGATCCCGCCCGAGATCTCGATCGCCGGCAAGATCATCCAACAGTGGCTGGCCGAATGA
- a CDS encoding phosphatase PAP2 family protein: MTTIDDTSPLPEHPPGRNALGPAVERFDQAADELLERVRGNPVADKVFTTASHVAEFSLVWHAISLTRGTIRREPRRVVALAIGIGLESLIVNQGLKRLFKRTRPTTSGDERLQVRAPVTSSFPSGHASAAAFASTVMSDRDGPLLSTAWYGAGSIVALSRAYVRIHHASDVVGGLVVGRVLGLVGRRVLRRFT, encoded by the coding sequence ATGACGACCATCGACGACACCAGTCCACTTCCCGAGCATCCGCCAGGCCGCAATGCGTTGGGCCCGGCCGTCGAGCGCTTCGACCAGGCTGCCGACGAACTCCTCGAACGCGTCCGCGGCAACCCGGTCGCCGACAAGGTGTTCACCACGGCGAGCCACGTCGCCGAGTTCAGCCTCGTCTGGCACGCGATCAGCCTCACGCGCGGGACGATCCGGCGTGAACCGCGCCGTGTGGTGGCGCTCGCGATCGGCATCGGGCTCGAGAGCCTCATCGTCAATCAGGGCCTCAAACGCCTGTTCAAACGCACACGGCCGACCACGTCGGGCGACGAGCGCCTCCAGGTTCGCGCGCCCGTCACCTCGTCGTTCCCGTCGGGCCATGCGAGCGCAGCCGCCTTCGCCTCCACGGTCATGAGCGACCGCGACGGCCCCCTGCTCAGCACCGCCTGGTACGGCGCCGGGTCGATCGTGGCACTCAGTCGGGCCTACGTGCGCATCCACCACGCGTCCGACGTGGTGGGCGGACTCGTCGTCGGCCGCGTGCTCGGCCTCGTCGGCCGGCGCGTTCTACGTCGATTCACCTGA
- a CDS encoding RecB family exonuclease, giving the protein MTDTVDQTVVEPVWPVPSSLSPSRVSSFTSCPMQFRFSSVQRLPEPPGVATTKGSVVHLALEKLFELPNEQRTPDMLATKLSEALADYATDPDYVGLQLDEAGATKFEHDCNKLIERYFDMEDPRQIDAIGLEIRLAAKVGSLELRGIIDRLELDDDGELVVTDYKTGRAPSGNFEQKSLSGVHFYSFLCEAVLGKRPSKIRLMYLSSGETIETTPTAQSVKFIDTRTAAVWKAVERACTTGDFRPNKSRLCDWCRFQQWCPAFDGDPDLAATEAVERYEALMTPVPVELGASTAS; this is encoded by the coding sequence ATGACTGACACGGTGGATCAAACGGTTGTCGAGCCCGTGTGGCCGGTGCCGAGTTCCCTGTCGCCGTCGCGGGTGTCGTCGTTCACGTCGTGTCCGATGCAGTTCCGCTTCTCGTCGGTGCAACGCCTTCCCGAGCCGCCCGGCGTGGCCACCACCAAGGGTTCGGTGGTGCACCTCGCGCTCGAGAAGCTGTTCGAACTCCCCAACGAGCAGCGCACGCCCGACATGTTGGCCACCAAGCTGAGCGAAGCGTTGGCCGACTACGCCACCGACCCCGACTACGTCGGGCTGCAACTCGACGAGGCAGGCGCCACCAAGTTCGAGCACGACTGCAACAAGCTGATCGAGCGGTATTTCGACATGGAAGACCCGCGCCAGATCGACGCGATCGGGCTCGAGATCCGCCTGGCCGCCAAGGTCGGCTCGCTGGAGCTGCGCGGCATCATCGACCGGCTCGAACTCGACGACGACGGCGAATTGGTGGTCACCGACTACAAGACGGGCCGCGCTCCCTCCGGCAACTTCGAGCAGAAGAGCCTGTCGGGCGTGCACTTCTACTCGTTCCTGTGTGAAGCCGTGCTCGGCAAACGGCCGTCGAAGATCCGCCTCATGTACCTGTCGAGCGGCGAAACGATCGAGACCACCCCGACCGCGCAGTCGGTCAAGTTCATCGACACGCGCACCGCTGCCGTGTGGAAGGCCGTCGAGCGTGCGTGCACCACCGGCGACTTCCGGCCGAACAAGAGCCGCCTGTGCGACTGGTGTCGGTTCCAGCAGTGGTGCCCGGCGTTCGACGGCGACCCCGACCTCGCCGCCACCGAAGCGGTCGAGCGCTACGAAGCGCTGATGACCCCGGTGCCCGTCGAACTCGGCGCGTCGACGGCGAGCTGA
- a CDS encoding SDR family oxidoreductase, translating to MNPVMLVTGGSRGIGAATCVMAAEAGYDVAVNFASNASAADDVVASCVAHGVRSIAVQADVSDEAAVIAMFERVTDELGPVGVLVNNAGILHQQMRFDEMTVDRWRDVLDVNVIGAFICAREAARRMSTRHGGAGGAIVNVSSAASYLGSPGEYVDYAASKAAVDTMTIGLGKELADEGVRVNAVRPGVVHTDIHASGGEPNRVERVAPGVPMQRGGQPDEVAATILWLASDAASYVTATTINCSGGR from the coding sequence ATGAACCCGGTGATGCTCGTGACCGGCGGGTCGCGAGGCATCGGCGCGGCGACGTGCGTCATGGCGGCTGAGGCCGGATACGACGTGGCGGTCAACTTCGCCAGCAACGCATCGGCGGCCGACGACGTGGTCGCCTCGTGCGTGGCTCACGGCGTGCGGTCGATCGCCGTGCAGGCCGACGTGTCGGACGAGGCAGCGGTGATCGCGATGTTCGAGCGCGTCACCGACGAGCTCGGCCCGGTCGGCGTGCTCGTCAACAACGCCGGCATCCTGCATCAGCAGATGCGCTTCGACGAGATGACGGTCGACCGCTGGCGCGACGTGCTCGACGTCAACGTGATCGGCGCGTTCATCTGCGCTCGGGAAGCGGCACGGCGCATGTCGACGCGTCACGGCGGTGCCGGCGGTGCGATCGTCAACGTGTCGTCGGCCGCGTCGTATCTCGGGAGCCCGGGGGAGTACGTCGACTACGCAGCGTCGAAGGCCGCGGTCGACACGATGACGATCGGGCTCGGCAAGGAATTGGCCGACGAAGGCGTCCGCGTCAACGCGGTGCGTCCCGGCGTGGTCCACACCGACATCCACGCGTCGGGCGGTGAGCCGAATCGTGTCGAACGGGTGGCCCCGGGTGTGCCGATGCAGCGAGGCGGCCAACCCGACGAGGTCGCAGCGACGATCCTCTGGTTGGCGAGCGACGCAGCGAGCTACGTCACCGCCACCACGATCAACTGCTCCGGCGGCCGCTGA
- a CDS encoding LapA family protein: MARNDEAERYDEQPGPEGRNGPSVFLILVAVIAIIAGVFILQNREEAQIQFLFFDGTFRVWTAIAFAILLGVLLDRAILMWWRRARRDKD; encoded by the coding sequence ATGGCGAGAAACGACGAGGCCGAGCGCTACGACGAGCAGCCGGGGCCCGAAGGACGCAACGGTCCGTCGGTGTTCCTGATCCTCGTGGCGGTCATCGCGATCATCGCCGGGGTGTTCATCCTGCAGAACCGCGAAGAGGCACAGATCCAGTTCCTGTTCTTCGACGGCACGTTCCGCGTGTGGACGGCGATCGCGTTCGCGATTCTGCTCGGCGTGCTCCTCGACCGGGCGATCCTGATGTGGTGGCGCCGAGCGCGTCGCGACAAGGACTGA
- a CDS encoding SDR family oxidoreductase: MDLSGKNTVITGAGRGIGEALARAFHAKGANVVLADLAGAPDAAAAIGGDRVVGIDADVSTEAGNVALIEAARSAFGPIDLFFANAGVGMGTDLAETDERVWDTAFAVNVHAHRWAAKHLLPEWLERGEGYFCSTASAAGVLAQIGSAPYSMTKHTAVAFAEWVSITYGDRGIKVTCLCPQGVNTAMLSAGSDDEGFSGGDVVKAAGAVLEPDDVADAVVEVIEREGFFVLPHPEVAGYMQAKANDPERWLGGMRKLQRMVMGR, translated from the coding sequence ATGGACCTGAGCGGCAAGAACACGGTGATCACGGGCGCAGGCCGAGGCATCGGTGAGGCCCTGGCGCGGGCGTTCCACGCCAAGGGCGCCAACGTCGTGCTCGCCGATCTGGCCGGGGCTCCCGACGCCGCAGCAGCCATCGGCGGCGATCGCGTCGTCGGCATCGACGCCGACGTGTCGACCGAGGCCGGCAACGTCGCCCTGATCGAGGCGGCGCGCTCCGCCTTCGGCCCGATCGACCTCTTCTTCGCCAATGCCGGTGTCGGCATGGGTACCGACCTCGCCGAGACCGACGAGCGCGTCTGGGACACGGCGTTCGCCGTCAACGTGCACGCTCACCGCTGGGCAGCGAAGCACCTGCTCCCCGAGTGGCTCGAGCGTGGCGAGGGGTATTTCTGCTCCACCGCGTCGGCCGCCGGCGTGCTCGCCCAGATCGGCTCGGCGCCGTACAGCATGACCAAGCACACAGCGGTCGCCTTCGCCGAATGGGTCTCGATCACGTACGGCGATCGCGGCATCAAGGTCACGTGCCTGTGCCCGCAGGGCGTCAACACCGCCATGCTCAGCGCCGGAAGCGACGACGAAGGATTCTCGGGCGGCGACGTCGTCAAGGCCGCCGGCGCCGTGCTCGAACCCGACGACGTCGCCGACGCCGTGGTCGAGGTCATCGAGCGAGAGGGCTTCTTCGTGCTCCCCCACCCCGAGGTGGCCGGCTACATGCAAGCCAAGGCCAACGATCCCGAGCGATGGCTCGGCGGCATGCGCAAGTTGCAGCGCATGGTCATGGGACGCTGA